A window of the Marinifilum sp. JC120 genome harbors these coding sequences:
- a CDS encoding Hpt domain-containing protein has translation MSDVIFNEQAFYSHLGGDLELGAEILSVYMVDAPARAKALAEAIDMGDLAQVVKYSHALKGISATIRANGIALIAEKIEMVSRKGDLERARVFMPKVNLELEAVLEAIQNHLEK, from the coding sequence ATGTCTGATGTAATTTTTAATGAGCAAGCTTTTTATAGTCATCTCGGGGGAGATCTGGAACTCGGTGCTGAGATATTAAGCGTGTATATGGTAGATGCCCCAGCACGCGCCAAAGCTCTCGCTGAAGCTATTGATATGGGGGATTTGGCTCAGGTTGTGAAGTATTCACATGCCTTGAAAGGAATTTCCGCAACGATCAGGGCAAATGGAATAGCCTTGATTGCTGAAAAAATTGAGATGGTCTCCCGGAAAGGAGATCTTGAAAGGGCCAGAGTCTTTATGCCAAAGGTAAATTTAGAACTGGAAGCTGTACTTGAGGCTATTCAAAATCATCTTGAAAAGTGA